The Erigeron canadensis isolate Cc75 chromosome 4, C_canadensis_v1, whole genome shotgun sequence genome window below encodes:
- the LOC122596471 gene encoding ubiquitin domain-containing protein 1-like, which translates to MGCAGSTRAKGDEPIKKITKPKPWKHSEPITGEQLKRMRDEFWDTAPHYGGRKEIWDALQAAAEADLTLAQAIVDSAGVIVQKADLTVCYDERGAKYELPKYVLSAPTNLIRDS; encoded by the exons ATGGGTTGTGCTGGATCAACACGTGCCAAAGGCGATG AACCTATTAAGAAAATAACTAAACCAAAACCATGGAAGCACTCTGAACCAATTACCGGGGAGCAGCTTAAGCGAATGCGTGATGAGTTCTGGGATACCGCTCCACATTATGGTGGCCGAAAAG AAATATGGGATGCACTTCAAGCTGCTGCAGAAGCTGATCTAACTCTAGCACAGGCAATAGTAGATAGTGCTGGTGTCATTGTTCAAAAAGCTGATTTGACAGTCTGTTATGATGAAAGAG GTGCAAAATATGAGTTACCAAAGTATGTTTTAAGTGCTCCCACAAATTTGATCCGTGACAGTTGA